From Synoicihabitans lomoniglobus, the proteins below share one genomic window:
- a CDS encoding NAD(P)H-binding protein gives MNTDQNASAFTSELTLILGGTGKTGRRVAAKLQARGVPMRLGSRAASPSFDWNNRQSWDACLRDVKAIYISYAPDLAVPGATDAIQALVDQARKHGVARVVLLSGRGEAEAQACENIVQNSGLRWTVVRASWFNQNFSEGAFVDMVRAGRITLPAGDTPEPFIDVDDIADVAVAALTEPGHDGEIYEVTGPRLMTFADIAAELSAVTGREIAFEQIPHDAFMAEVKKSGAPADVVWILDYLLSTVLDGRNAYLADGVQRALGRPPREFSAYAREVAGTGCWRTAA, from the coding sequence ATGAATACTGATCAAAACGCTTCCGCCTTCACGTCGGAACTCACCCTCATTCTCGGCGGCACCGGCAAGACCGGTCGTCGCGTCGCCGCCAAACTGCAAGCCCGGGGCGTGCCGATGCGGCTCGGTTCGCGAGCAGCCAGCCCGTCGTTTGATTGGAACAACCGCCAAAGTTGGGACGCCTGTCTCCGCGACGTGAAAGCGATATACATTTCCTACGCTCCGGACCTCGCGGTGCCGGGAGCGACCGACGCGATTCAAGCGTTGGTGGATCAGGCGAGAAAGCATGGGGTCGCGCGTGTGGTGTTGCTGTCCGGTCGCGGTGAAGCCGAGGCGCAGGCCTGCGAAAATATCGTGCAAAACAGCGGGCTGCGCTGGACGGTGGTTCGGGCGAGTTGGTTCAACCAAAACTTTTCCGAAGGCGCGTTTGTCGACATGGTGCGCGCGGGGCGAATCACGTTGCCGGCGGGCGATACCCCGGAGCCCTTCATCGACGTCGACGACATCGCGGACGTCGCGGTGGCGGCGCTGACGGAGCCGGGGCACGACGGCGAGATTTACGAAGTAACAGGGCCGCGGCTCATGACCTTTGCGGACATTGCCGCGGAGCTGTCGGCTGTCACCGGCCGGGAAATCGCGTTCGAGCAGATTCCCCATGACGCCTTTATGGCCGAGGTGAAAAAATCGGGGGCTCCGGCGGACGTCGTCTGGATACTCGATTATCTGCTTTCGACGGTGCTCGACGGTCGCAACGCCTATCTCGCCGATGGTGT
- a CDS encoding AraC family transcriptional regulator: MGKITSLFVRKVLGVASGDFDPRAVLRGVGIDPDAPPDPKLMVADTDYYAFLRQLVRDDTAGTTLPLRAGAAMRCDDYGAFGLAWKSATNLRESFGRAERYARVLTSVSTYQLESTEGGALMRLNRAGERHLGMRLSNEATLASIVSISREVASAPFNPRAVFFQHAAPATVADHEIYFGCPVHFGAEYDALLVSAASLSTPNVLGDAGISRFFESHLAVEVSQLADEETWDRRVRDQIARALSGGIPVINHVAQRLGMSGRTLQRRLRQSGHSYNALVDESRRQLAERLLAQTDYSLAEVAFMTGFSEQSAFSRAFKRWAGQTPRSYRIRFTD; this comes from the coding sequence ATGGGGAAAATAACCTCGTTGTTCGTCCGCAAGGTGCTCGGCGTGGCCTCGGGGGACTTCGATCCGCGGGCGGTGCTGCGTGGCGTAGGGATCGATCCCGATGCACCGCCCGATCCCAAACTGATGGTCGCGGATACGGACTATTATGCGTTTCTGCGGCAACTGGTGCGTGACGATACGGCTGGCACCACGTTGCCCTTGCGGGCGGGGGCGGCGATGCGATGCGACGATTACGGTGCGTTCGGGTTGGCGTGGAAATCGGCCACGAATTTGCGGGAATCGTTTGGCCGGGCGGAGCGCTACGCCCGCGTGCTCACCAGCGTTTCGACTTATCAATTGGAATCGACGGAGGGCGGCGCACTCATGCGGCTCAATCGAGCCGGCGAACGGCACCTGGGCATGCGGCTGTCCAATGAAGCCACGCTGGCGAGTATCGTTTCGATCAGCCGGGAGGTGGCGTCCGCACCGTTCAATCCGCGCGCCGTCTTTTTCCAACATGCGGCCCCCGCGACGGTGGCCGACCATGAAATCTATTTCGGTTGTCCGGTGCATTTCGGGGCGGAATACGATGCGCTGTTGGTTTCCGCTGCGTCGTTGTCGACCCCGAATGTATTGGGCGACGCCGGGATTTCCCGGTTCTTTGAATCTCACCTGGCGGTGGAAGTTTCCCAGTTGGCGGACGAGGAGACATGGGACCGGCGGGTGCGTGATCAGATCGCGCGTGCGTTGAGCGGAGGCATTCCAGTGATCAACCACGTGGCGCAGCGGTTGGGCATGAGTGGGCGCACGCTGCAACGTCGGCTGCGGCAAAGTGGTCACTCTTATAACGCATTGGTGGATGAGTCGCGGCGGCAGTTGGCGGAGCGCTTGCTGGCGCAAACGGACTATTCGCTGGCGGAGGTTGCGTTCATGACGGGGTTTTCGGAACAGAGCGCGTTTTCCCGGGCGTTCAAGCGCTGGGCGGGGCAGACGCCGCGGTCCTACCGGATTCGTTTTACGGATTGA
- a CDS encoding mannonate dehydratase has protein sequence MRLSMIVNPFTDRNLALAAQVGVTDVVIHYPGLDLAALKAMQTRIESFGLRLTHVERKIPHLKFVHDLPGRDRQIEDFKTLIRNMAECGMEVLSYNWMPDEDWQRTTCDSPERGGSKSTAFRLADIDHNITDADGLPPAATPALQLWDNLEYFLNAVVPVAEDANIKLAIHPDDPPLAELRGQPRIIISNAAFQRVVGLVPSPVNGVCYCVGSYAPAGIDLIGGIRRLADKIFFFHARNVRGRADDFQETWPDNGDIPMPAIIRTLHEIGYTGTIRPDHAPSMAGEPNDTPGYEMQGRLFAAGYLRGLIQATASH, from the coding sequence ATGCGACTCTCGATGATCGTCAATCCGTTCACCGACCGAAATCTCGCCCTGGCCGCCCAAGTGGGTGTGACCGACGTGGTGATTCACTACCCCGGGCTCGATCTCGCCGCACTCAAGGCCATGCAAACGCGCATCGAATCCTTCGGCCTGCGCCTGACACATGTGGAGCGTAAAATCCCGCACCTCAAATTCGTGCACGACTTGCCAGGTCGGGATCGGCAAATCGAAGATTTCAAGACCCTCATTCGCAACATGGCCGAGTGCGGCATGGAGGTGCTGTCCTACAACTGGATGCCCGACGAGGACTGGCAGCGCACCACCTGCGATTCCCCCGAACGAGGCGGCTCCAAATCCACCGCCTTTCGCCTCGCCGACATCGACCACAACATCACCGATGCCGACGGCCTGCCTCCCGCCGCGACGCCCGCCCTCCAACTCTGGGACAACTTGGAATATTTTCTCAACGCCGTCGTGCCCGTTGCCGAAGACGCCAACATCAAGCTCGCCATCCACCCCGACGATCCCCCGCTCGCCGAGCTGCGCGGCCAACCTCGCATCATCATTTCCAACGCAGCCTTTCAGCGCGTCGTCGGCTTGGTCCCCAGTCCGGTCAATGGCGTCTGCTACTGCGTAGGATCCTACGCTCCCGCCGGCATCGATCTCATCGGTGGCATCCGTCGGCTCGCCGACAAAATCTTCTTCTTCCACGCGCGCAACGTGCGCGGCCGAGCGGACGATTTTCAGGAAACGTGGCCCGACAACGGCGACATCCCGATGCCTGCGATCATCCGCACGCTGCACGAGATTGGCTACACCGGCACGATTCGTCCCGACCACGCGCCTTCCATGGCCGGTGAACCCAACGACACCCCCGGCTACGAGATGCAGGGCCGCCTCTTCGCGGCCGGATACCTGCGCGGCCTGATCCAGGCCACGGCCTCTCATTGA
- a CDS encoding DUF6265 family protein — MTRILILIILLVSSPAALLLRADISSPEVRHSSADQSAPSASIAELEWMVGAWEGPLGSDGQEHIVQRPVGGQLPGFVRGWTADGAITFYEISAFAEADGSLEYRVKHFSADLAGWEPQTEFVRHRLVAREGNAWFFDGITFVRTGPETHTVYFEIPAGERAGEIITVNQTRRRPLLAAAADGAATTGEVVAFDFVSKVLADNRIGLKPERTGRVYLPPSYASSPTRRYPVVYFCHNTFWSPAQAVADGNLQGLMERAFTAGTVDEFILVIADYTGPTTGSLYENSPTSGRWLDYTIEEVVPRIDETYRTLRHRDSRAVIGDFWGGRGALVLAMHFPETFGSLYAMHPVATGSGNLPMDRLDINWPAIHAATSWNELGDSGRDRIFTAISQAFLPNANRPPFYCDFPIEIAADGSTAPNPHHTRLMLKRFLVDGLLDDHADALRSLRGVAMDWGRFDPTQAHVIANRRFSRILSSQGIPHEAEEYAGGIWDKTWSPDGRFITRVLPLLGQHLVSAEEP, encoded by the coding sequence ATGACCCGAATACTCATCCTGATCATCCTCTTGGTTTCTTCGCCCGCGGCCTTGTTGCTGCGAGCTGACATTTCGTCGCCCGAAGTGCGACATTCCTCCGCCGACCAGTCCGCGCCCTCCGCCTCCATTGCCGAGCTCGAATGGATGGTCGGCGCATGGGAAGGGCCCCTGGGCTCGGATGGGCAGGAGCACATCGTGCAACGTCCAGTCGGCGGCCAACTCCCGGGGTTCGTGCGAGGCTGGACCGCTGACGGCGCGATTACATTTTATGAAATCAGCGCCTTCGCCGAAGCGGACGGATCGCTCGAATATCGGGTAAAACACTTCAGCGCCGACCTCGCTGGCTGGGAACCGCAAACCGAATTCGTGCGCCATCGGCTCGTCGCCCGCGAAGGCAACGCGTGGTTCTTTGACGGCATCACCTTTGTGCGCACCGGCCCGGAAACGCACACCGTGTATTTCGAAATTCCCGCCGGCGAACGGGCCGGTGAAATCATCACCGTGAATCAAACACGTCGACGCCCCCTCCTCGCCGCAGCCGCCGACGGTGCCGCTACCACCGGTGAAGTGGTCGCATTTGATTTCGTTTCAAAGGTGCTCGCCGACAACCGCATCGGGCTGAAGCCGGAGCGCACCGGTCGCGTCTACCTGCCGCCGTCCTATGCCTCCTCTCCCACGCGGCGCTATCCCGTCGTCTACTTCTGCCACAACACCTTCTGGAGCCCGGCGCAGGCCGTGGCCGACGGCAACCTGCAAGGCTTGATGGAACGCGCCTTCACCGCCGGCACCGTCGACGAATTTATCCTCGTGATTGCCGACTACACCGGACCGACCACCGGCAGCCTCTATGAGAATTCACCGACCAGCGGACGGTGGCTGGACTACACCATCGAGGAAGTCGTGCCCCGCATCGACGAAACCTACCGGACGCTGCGCCACCGGGACAGTCGGGCTGTGATCGGGGATTTTTGGGGTGGTCGCGGTGCGCTGGTGCTCGCGATGCATTTCCCGGAAACGTTTGGCTCCCTCTACGCCATGCATCCTGTGGCCACCGGCAGTGGCAACCTGCCCATGGATCGGCTTGATATCAACTGGCCCGCGATTCACGCCGCCACCTCATGGAATGAGCTCGGCGACAGCGGCCGTGACCGCATCTTCACCGCCATCAGCCAGGCATTTTTACCGAATGCCAACCGTCCGCCGTTCTATTGCGATTTCCCCATCGAAATCGCCGCCGATGGCTCCACCGCACCGAACCCTCACCACACCCGTTTGATGTTAAAACGCTTTCTGGTGGACGGGCTCCTCGACGACCACGCCGACGCCCTGCGATCGCTGCGCGGAGTCGCGATGGACTGGGGCCGTTTTGATCCGACCCAGGCCCATGTCATCGCCAATCGCCGGTTCAGCCGCATACTTTCCAGCCAAGGCATTCCCCACGAAGCCGAAGAATACGCCGGCGGCATCTGGGACAAGACCTGGAGCCCCGACGGCCGTTTCATCACCCGTGTGCTCCCCCTCCTCGGCCAGCACCTGGTCTCAGCGGAGGAGCCATAA
- a CDS encoding alpha/beta hydrolase → MIPRLILAFLVTASASIAAEPTAPRAPRKPVVWNNPDKVKSDLVTHHELVSASMDRVVGYTLYLPPGYAEDGNTTRYPVVYFLHGAGGNESADGPAFAGYIHRQSAKYNFPPVICVFPNGGMSAYRNHPDTGINVETMIIDELLPHIDATYRTLPQRESRGLAGYSMGGGGAVHLALKHSDLFSVAASWAGSQVNFRTKELYDDITIDMLRAQEPTIRLLMITGYDDQATYDAHGPFTALLDAAKYPYTLRKLRGVNHNLGLYYVHTARDLVTFLLQDIATAVVE, encoded by the coding sequence ATGATTCCTCGCTTGATCCTCGCTTTTCTTGTCACGGCTTCGGCGTCGATCGCCGCGGAACCCACCGCTCCCCGCGCCCCGCGCAAACCGGTCGTCTGGAACAATCCCGACAAGGTGAAGAGCGACCTCGTCACCCATCACGAACTCGTCAGCGCCTCCATGGACCGCGTCGTTGGCTACACCCTTTACCTGCCCCCGGGCTACGCCGAGGACGGAAACACCACGCGCTATCCGGTCGTCTACTTCCTGCACGGCGCCGGGGGTAATGAGAGCGCCGACGGACCCGCGTTTGCCGGTTACATTCATCGCCAATCTGCCAAATACAATTTCCCTCCAGTCATCTGCGTTTTCCCCAACGGCGGCATGAGCGCGTATCGAAATCACCCCGACACTGGCATCAACGTCGAGACCATGATCATCGACGAGTTGTTGCCCCACATCGACGCCACTTATCGCACCTTGCCGCAACGCGAGTCCCGCGGTCTCGCCGGCTATTCCATGGGCGGCGGTGGGGCCGTGCATCTCGCGCTTAAACACTCCGACCTCTTCAGCGTGGCCGCGTCCTGGGCAGGATCACAGGTCAACTTTCGCACCAAGGAGCTCTACGACGACATCACGATCGACATGCTTCGCGCCCAGGAACCGACCATCCGGTTGTTGATGATCACAGGCTACGACGATCAAGCGACCTACGATGCTCACGGTCCTTTCACCGCCCTACTTGATGCAGCCAAGTATCCCTACACCCTGCGCAAACTGCGCGGGGTGAATCACAACCTCGGCCTCTACTACGTCCACACCGCCCGCGACTTGGTAACGTTTCTCCTCCAAGATATCGCTACCGCCGTCGTCGAATAA